The following proteins come from a genomic window of Solea solea chromosome 3, fSolSol10.1, whole genome shotgun sequence:
- the eps8a gene encoding epidermal growth factor receptor kinase substrate 8a isoform X2, protein MNGHEAPPLASGVYGSYGSHINGNDSEPQKQKVKSRAKALYEQRKHFTKNSINGLTDTSQYHVEHLTTFLLDRKDGMITVDDGIRRLRLLDAKGKVWTQEMLLQVEEKSVSLIDHETKNELENFPIGTVQHCQAVMNACSYDSILALVCKESGQNKPDLHLFQCDDIKANLIHADIESAMIDAKGGKVKKRPEALKMILKSDGVIPPPPPAPAPEPPTASNQVDVKSRAAAWSAWTNEQQDYEKQQQQQQQRRLSEDDGPVEMTAARVDRDVQILNHILDDVEFFVTKLQKAAEAFNELNKRKKVKKGKKKSPGEGVLTLRSKPPSEDEFVDCLQKFKHAFNQLAKLKDHIQNPSSEDLVHFLFTPLRMVIQESGGVDLARGVVVPLLTRDAIDFLHASGTPEERHLWVALGDGWTKSRLEWPKDHFFPPCPLRFRDGWEPPALPGVTPSRERELTQLAESLVNADVQRQEELATRLAQEVALQSYPSSDGYVFSDSAHKRTQTLDRDTAVAAFKHAVSRRVDRGFESLQPTVFAKSKYDFVARNNTELSVLKDEVVEVLDDRKQWWKVRNGEGALGYVPNNILDVTKAVDVTGRAEPVYSHTIQQLLGELNEKQTNRTDHIGSKHAATPTPPAPTPPPPGPAPIARLPTPPLPPPPATEPAKEATSSSVSRQNSTTSSEQGSVAMRDHNPRPTQFSRRKSNMEEVQDELLHRLTLGRSTQKKFPGPCRGANAASVNITYDSTPADVKSWLDAKGFSAVTIASLGVLTGAQLFSLNKDELKTVCPDDGARVFSQVTVQKAALEKAAGSELQEIMRRRQEKLTASTCDSGVESFDEGSTH, encoded by the exons ATGAATGGACACGAAGCTCCGCCCCTCGCCTCCGGCGTCTACGGCTCCTATGGCTCACACATCAA TGGAAACGACTCAGAGCCTcagaaacaaaaagtcaaatctCGTGCCAAAGCTCTGTACG aacAAAGGAAACATTTCACCAAAAACAGCATCAACGGTTTGACGGACACGTCGCAGTATCACGTGGAG CACCTGACCACGTTCTTGTTGGACCGTAAAGACGGGATGATCACGGTGGACGACGGCATCAGACGTCTCCGCCTGCTGGACGCCAAAGGAAAAGTCTGGACTCAGGAGATGCTGCtgcaggtggaggagaagagcGTGAGCCTCATCGACCACGAAACCAAG aaCGAGCTGGAGAACTTCCCGATCGGGACGGTGCAGCACTGTCAGGCCGTGATGAACGCCTGCAGCTACGACTCCATCCTCGCTCTGGTTTGTAAAGAGTCGGGTCAGAACAAACCCGACCTGCACCTGTTCCAGTGCGACGACATCAAG GCTAATCTGATCCACGCCGACATTGAAAGTGCCATGATCGATGCCAAAGGAGGCAAAGTCAAGAAACGACCTGAGGCTCTGAA GATGATCCTGAAGAGCGACGGCGTCATCCCGCCTCCCCCTCCCGCTCCCGCCCCCGAACCCCCGACGGCGTCCAATCAGGTGGACGTGAAGAGCCGAGCGGCCGCCTGGTCGGCCTGGACCAATGAGCAGCAAGACT acgagaagcagcagcagcagcagcagcagcgccgtcTCTCAGAGGACGATGGACCCGTGGAGATGACGGCGGCTAGAGTGGACCGAGACGTG caAATCCTGAACCACATCCTGGACGACGTGGAGTTCTTCGTCACCAAACTTCAGAAAGCTGCCGAGGCTTTTAACGAACTCAACAAGAGGAAGAAGGTGAAGAAAGGCAAGAAGAAAAGTCCAGGAG agggcgtCCTGACGCTGCGCTCCAAACCCCCCAGTGAGGACGAGTTTGTCGACTGCCTGCAGAAGTTCAAACACGCCTTCAACCAGCTG gCCAAACTTAAGGATCACATCCAGAATCCCAGCTCCGAGGATCTGGTTCACTTCCTGTTCACGCCGCTTAGGATG gtGATCCAGGAGTCGGGCGGCGTGGATCTGGCCCGCGGCGTCGTGGTTCCTCTCCTGACCAGGGACGCCATCGACTTCCTGCACGCGTCCGGAACGCCCGAGGAGAGACACCTGTGGGTTGCCCTGGGAGACGGGTGGACGAAAAGCAG GTTGGAGTGGCCTAAGGATCACTTCTTCCCTCCGTGTCCACTGAGGTTCCGCGACGGCTGGGAGCCGCCGGCGTTGCCGGGGGTGACACCGAGTCGCGAACGGGAGCTGACGCAGCTCGCCGAGAGTCTCGTCAATGCCGACGTCCAGAGGCAGGAGGAGCTTGCGACGAGGCTGGCGCAGGAG gtggcgctgcaGTCGTATCCTTCCTCCGACGGGTACGTCTTCTCCGACTCCGCCCACAAACGCACGCAGACCCTGGATCGCGACACGGCTGTGGCTGCTTTCAAACACGCCGTCAGCCGCCGTGTCGACCG AGGTTTTGAGTCCCTCCAACCAACAGTTTTTGCCAAATCCAAATACGACTTTGTGGCACGAAACAACACCGAACTGTCCGTCCTCAAAGACGAGGTCGTCGAG GTCCTTGACGACAGGAAGCAGTGGTGGAAAGTTCGTAACGGTGAAGGAGCGCTGGGCTACGTGCCAAACAACATCCTCGACGTCACCAAAGCGGTGGACGTGACCGGCCGTGCCGAGCCCGTCTACAGCCACACGATCCAG CAATTACTGGGCGAGTTGAAcgag AAACAAACCAACAGAACTGACCACATAGGCAGTAAACACGCCGCAACGCCAACGCCTCCTGCCCCCACTCCGCCGCCACCAGGCCCCGCCCCCATCGCCAGGCTCCCCACGCCgccactgcctcctcctccgGCCACTGAACCCGCCAAAGAGGCCACGAGCAGCAGTGTCAGCCGCCAGAACAGCACCACGTCCAGTGAGCAAGGCAGCGTCGCCATGAGGGACCACAACCCTAGACCGACACAGTTCAGCC GCAGGAAATCCAACATGGAGGAGGTTCAGGACGAGCTGCTGCACAGACTGACTCTGGGTCGCAGCACGCAGAAGAAGTTTCCAGGTCCGTGTCGCGGCGCCAACGCGGCGTCCGTCAACATCACGTATGATTCGACGCCCGCGGACGTTAAATCGTGGTTGGACGCCAAAGGCTTCAGCGCCGT CACCATCGCCAGCCTCGGTGTCCTGACCGGCGCTCAGCTGTTTTCCCTCAACAAAGACGAGCTGAAGACGGTTTGTCCCGACGACGGCGCTCGGGTCTTCAGTCAGGTGACGGTGCAGAAGGCGGCGCTGGAG AAAGCCGCGGGCTCTGAGCTCCAGGAGATCATGAGGAGGCGTCAGGAGAAACTCACGGCGAGCACCTGTGACTCGGGGGTGGAGTCTTTTGATGAAGGCAGCACCCATTga
- the eps8a gene encoding epidermal growth factor receptor kinase substrate 8a isoform X1: MNGHEAPPLASGVYGSYGSHINGNDSEPQKQKVKSRAKALYEQRKHFTKNSINGLTDTSQYHVEHLTTFLLDRKDGMITVDDGIRRLRLLDAKGKVWTQEMLLQVEEKSVSLIDHETKNELENFPIGTVQHCQAVMNACSYDSILALVCKESGQNKPDLHLFQCDDIKANLIHADIESAMIDAKGGKVKKRPEALKMILKSDGVIPPPPPAPAPEPPTASNQVDVKSRAAAWSAWTNEQQDYEKQQQQQQQRRLSEDDGPVEMTAARVDRDVQILNHILDDVEFFVTKLQKAAEAFNELNKRKKVKKGKKKSPGEGVLTLRSKPPSEDEFVDCLQKFKHAFNQLAKLKDHIQNPSSEDLVHFLFTPLRMVIQESGGVDLARGVVVPLLTRDAIDFLHASGTPEERHLWVALGDGWTKSRLEWPKDHFFPPCPLRFRDGWEPPALPGVTPSRERELTQLAESLVNADVQRQEELATRLAQEQVALQSYPSSDGYVFSDSAHKRTQTLDRDTAVAAFKHAVSRRVDRGFESLQPTVFAKSKYDFVARNNTELSVLKDEVVEVLDDRKQWWKVRNGEGALGYVPNNILDVTKAVDVTGRAEPVYSHTIQQLLGELNEKQTNRTDHIGSKHAATPTPPAPTPPPPGPAPIARLPTPPLPPPPATEPAKEATSSSVSRQNSTTSSEQGSVAMRDHNPRPTQFSRRKSNMEEVQDELLHRLTLGRSTQKKFPGPCRGANAASVNITYDSTPADVKSWLDAKGFSAVTIASLGVLTGAQLFSLNKDELKTVCPDDGARVFSQVTVQKAALEKAAGSELQEIMRRRQEKLTASTCDSGVESFDEGSTH, translated from the exons ATGAATGGACACGAAGCTCCGCCCCTCGCCTCCGGCGTCTACGGCTCCTATGGCTCACACATCAA TGGAAACGACTCAGAGCCTcagaaacaaaaagtcaaatctCGTGCCAAAGCTCTGTACG aacAAAGGAAACATTTCACCAAAAACAGCATCAACGGTTTGACGGACACGTCGCAGTATCACGTGGAG CACCTGACCACGTTCTTGTTGGACCGTAAAGACGGGATGATCACGGTGGACGACGGCATCAGACGTCTCCGCCTGCTGGACGCCAAAGGAAAAGTCTGGACTCAGGAGATGCTGCtgcaggtggaggagaagagcGTGAGCCTCATCGACCACGAAACCAAG aaCGAGCTGGAGAACTTCCCGATCGGGACGGTGCAGCACTGTCAGGCCGTGATGAACGCCTGCAGCTACGACTCCATCCTCGCTCTGGTTTGTAAAGAGTCGGGTCAGAACAAACCCGACCTGCACCTGTTCCAGTGCGACGACATCAAG GCTAATCTGATCCACGCCGACATTGAAAGTGCCATGATCGATGCCAAAGGAGGCAAAGTCAAGAAACGACCTGAGGCTCTGAA GATGATCCTGAAGAGCGACGGCGTCATCCCGCCTCCCCCTCCCGCTCCCGCCCCCGAACCCCCGACGGCGTCCAATCAGGTGGACGTGAAGAGCCGAGCGGCCGCCTGGTCGGCCTGGACCAATGAGCAGCAAGACT acgagaagcagcagcagcagcagcagcagcgccgtcTCTCAGAGGACGATGGACCCGTGGAGATGACGGCGGCTAGAGTGGACCGAGACGTG caAATCCTGAACCACATCCTGGACGACGTGGAGTTCTTCGTCACCAAACTTCAGAAAGCTGCCGAGGCTTTTAACGAACTCAACAAGAGGAAGAAGGTGAAGAAAGGCAAGAAGAAAAGTCCAGGAG agggcgtCCTGACGCTGCGCTCCAAACCCCCCAGTGAGGACGAGTTTGTCGACTGCCTGCAGAAGTTCAAACACGCCTTCAACCAGCTG gCCAAACTTAAGGATCACATCCAGAATCCCAGCTCCGAGGATCTGGTTCACTTCCTGTTCACGCCGCTTAGGATG gtGATCCAGGAGTCGGGCGGCGTGGATCTGGCCCGCGGCGTCGTGGTTCCTCTCCTGACCAGGGACGCCATCGACTTCCTGCACGCGTCCGGAACGCCCGAGGAGAGACACCTGTGGGTTGCCCTGGGAGACGGGTGGACGAAAAGCAG GTTGGAGTGGCCTAAGGATCACTTCTTCCCTCCGTGTCCACTGAGGTTCCGCGACGGCTGGGAGCCGCCGGCGTTGCCGGGGGTGACACCGAGTCGCGAACGGGAGCTGACGCAGCTCGCCGAGAGTCTCGTCAATGCCGACGTCCAGAGGCAGGAGGAGCTTGCGACGAGGCTGGCGCAGGAG caggtggcgctgcaGTCGTATCCTTCCTCCGACGGGTACGTCTTCTCCGACTCCGCCCACAAACGCACGCAGACCCTGGATCGCGACACGGCTGTGGCTGCTTTCAAACACGCCGTCAGCCGCCGTGTCGACCG AGGTTTTGAGTCCCTCCAACCAACAGTTTTTGCCAAATCCAAATACGACTTTGTGGCACGAAACAACACCGAACTGTCCGTCCTCAAAGACGAGGTCGTCGAG GTCCTTGACGACAGGAAGCAGTGGTGGAAAGTTCGTAACGGTGAAGGAGCGCTGGGCTACGTGCCAAACAACATCCTCGACGTCACCAAAGCGGTGGACGTGACCGGCCGTGCCGAGCCCGTCTACAGCCACACGATCCAG CAATTACTGGGCGAGTTGAAcgag AAACAAACCAACAGAACTGACCACATAGGCAGTAAACACGCCGCAACGCCAACGCCTCCTGCCCCCACTCCGCCGCCACCAGGCCCCGCCCCCATCGCCAGGCTCCCCACGCCgccactgcctcctcctccgGCCACTGAACCCGCCAAAGAGGCCACGAGCAGCAGTGTCAGCCGCCAGAACAGCACCACGTCCAGTGAGCAAGGCAGCGTCGCCATGAGGGACCACAACCCTAGACCGACACAGTTCAGCC GCAGGAAATCCAACATGGAGGAGGTTCAGGACGAGCTGCTGCACAGACTGACTCTGGGTCGCAGCACGCAGAAGAAGTTTCCAGGTCCGTGTCGCGGCGCCAACGCGGCGTCCGTCAACATCACGTATGATTCGACGCCCGCGGACGTTAAATCGTGGTTGGACGCCAAAGGCTTCAGCGCCGT CACCATCGCCAGCCTCGGTGTCCTGACCGGCGCTCAGCTGTTTTCCCTCAACAAAGACGAGCTGAAGACGGTTTGTCCCGACGACGGCGCTCGGGTCTTCAGTCAGGTGACGGTGCAGAAGGCGGCGCTGGAG AAAGCCGCGGGCTCTGAGCTCCAGGAGATCATGAGGAGGCGTCAGGAGAAACTCACGGCGAGCACCTGTGACTCGGGGGTGGAGTCTTTTGATGAAGGCAGCACCCATTga
- the eps8a gene encoding epidermal growth factor receptor kinase substrate 8a isoform X4, whose translation MNGHEAPPLASGVYGSYGSHINGNDSEPQKQKVKSRAKALYEQRKHFTKNSINGLTDTSQYHVEHLTTFLLDRKDGMITVDDGIRRLRLLDAKGKVWTQEMLLQVEEKSVSLIDHETKNELENFPIGTVQHCQAVMNACSYDSILALVCKESGQNKPDLHLFQCDDIKANLIHADIESAMIDAKGGKVKKRPEALKMILKSDGVIPPPPPAPAPEPPTASNQVDVKSRAAAWSAWTNEQQDYEKQQQQQQQRRLSEDDGPVEMTAARVDRDVQILNHILDDVEFFVTKLQKAAEAFNELNKRKKVKKGKKKSPGEGVLTLRSKPPSEDEFVDCLQKFKHAFNQLAKLKDHIQNPSSEDLVHFLFTPLRMVIQESGGVDLARGVVVPLLTRDAIDFLHASGTPEERHLWVALGDGWTKSRLEWPKDHFFPPCPLRFRDGWEPPALPGVTPSRERELTQLAESLVNADVQRQEELATRLAQEQVALQSYPSSDGGFESLQPTVFAKSKYDFVARNNTELSVLKDEVVEVLDDRKQWWKVRNGEGALGYVPNNILDVTKAVDVTGRAEPVYSHTIQQLLGELNEKQTNRTDHIGSKHAATPTPPAPTPPPPGPAPIARLPTPPLPPPPATEPAKEATSSSVSRQNSTTSSEQGSVAMRDHNPRPTQFSRRKSNMEEVQDELLHRLTLGRSTQKKFPGPCRGANAASVNITYDSTPADVKSWLDAKGFSAVTIASLGVLTGAQLFSLNKDELKTVCPDDGARVFSQVTVQKAALEKAAGSELQEIMRRRQEKLTASTCDSGVESFDEGSTH comes from the exons ATGAATGGACACGAAGCTCCGCCCCTCGCCTCCGGCGTCTACGGCTCCTATGGCTCACACATCAA TGGAAACGACTCAGAGCCTcagaaacaaaaagtcaaatctCGTGCCAAAGCTCTGTACG aacAAAGGAAACATTTCACCAAAAACAGCATCAACGGTTTGACGGACACGTCGCAGTATCACGTGGAG CACCTGACCACGTTCTTGTTGGACCGTAAAGACGGGATGATCACGGTGGACGACGGCATCAGACGTCTCCGCCTGCTGGACGCCAAAGGAAAAGTCTGGACTCAGGAGATGCTGCtgcaggtggaggagaagagcGTGAGCCTCATCGACCACGAAACCAAG aaCGAGCTGGAGAACTTCCCGATCGGGACGGTGCAGCACTGTCAGGCCGTGATGAACGCCTGCAGCTACGACTCCATCCTCGCTCTGGTTTGTAAAGAGTCGGGTCAGAACAAACCCGACCTGCACCTGTTCCAGTGCGACGACATCAAG GCTAATCTGATCCACGCCGACATTGAAAGTGCCATGATCGATGCCAAAGGAGGCAAAGTCAAGAAACGACCTGAGGCTCTGAA GATGATCCTGAAGAGCGACGGCGTCATCCCGCCTCCCCCTCCCGCTCCCGCCCCCGAACCCCCGACGGCGTCCAATCAGGTGGACGTGAAGAGCCGAGCGGCCGCCTGGTCGGCCTGGACCAATGAGCAGCAAGACT acgagaagcagcagcagcagcagcagcagcgccgtcTCTCAGAGGACGATGGACCCGTGGAGATGACGGCGGCTAGAGTGGACCGAGACGTG caAATCCTGAACCACATCCTGGACGACGTGGAGTTCTTCGTCACCAAACTTCAGAAAGCTGCCGAGGCTTTTAACGAACTCAACAAGAGGAAGAAGGTGAAGAAAGGCAAGAAGAAAAGTCCAGGAG agggcgtCCTGACGCTGCGCTCCAAACCCCCCAGTGAGGACGAGTTTGTCGACTGCCTGCAGAAGTTCAAACACGCCTTCAACCAGCTG gCCAAACTTAAGGATCACATCCAGAATCCCAGCTCCGAGGATCTGGTTCACTTCCTGTTCACGCCGCTTAGGATG gtGATCCAGGAGTCGGGCGGCGTGGATCTGGCCCGCGGCGTCGTGGTTCCTCTCCTGACCAGGGACGCCATCGACTTCCTGCACGCGTCCGGAACGCCCGAGGAGAGACACCTGTGGGTTGCCCTGGGAGACGGGTGGACGAAAAGCAG GTTGGAGTGGCCTAAGGATCACTTCTTCCCTCCGTGTCCACTGAGGTTCCGCGACGGCTGGGAGCCGCCGGCGTTGCCGGGGGTGACACCGAGTCGCGAACGGGAGCTGACGCAGCTCGCCGAGAGTCTCGTCAATGCCGACGTCCAGAGGCAGGAGGAGCTTGCGACGAGGCTGGCGCAGGAG caggtggcgctgcaGTCGTATCCTTCCTCCGACGG AGGTTTTGAGTCCCTCCAACCAACAGTTTTTGCCAAATCCAAATACGACTTTGTGGCACGAAACAACACCGAACTGTCCGTCCTCAAAGACGAGGTCGTCGAG GTCCTTGACGACAGGAAGCAGTGGTGGAAAGTTCGTAACGGTGAAGGAGCGCTGGGCTACGTGCCAAACAACATCCTCGACGTCACCAAAGCGGTGGACGTGACCGGCCGTGCCGAGCCCGTCTACAGCCACACGATCCAG CAATTACTGGGCGAGTTGAAcgag AAACAAACCAACAGAACTGACCACATAGGCAGTAAACACGCCGCAACGCCAACGCCTCCTGCCCCCACTCCGCCGCCACCAGGCCCCGCCCCCATCGCCAGGCTCCCCACGCCgccactgcctcctcctccgGCCACTGAACCCGCCAAAGAGGCCACGAGCAGCAGTGTCAGCCGCCAGAACAGCACCACGTCCAGTGAGCAAGGCAGCGTCGCCATGAGGGACCACAACCCTAGACCGACACAGTTCAGCC GCAGGAAATCCAACATGGAGGAGGTTCAGGACGAGCTGCTGCACAGACTGACTCTGGGTCGCAGCACGCAGAAGAAGTTTCCAGGTCCGTGTCGCGGCGCCAACGCGGCGTCCGTCAACATCACGTATGATTCGACGCCCGCGGACGTTAAATCGTGGTTGGACGCCAAAGGCTTCAGCGCCGT CACCATCGCCAGCCTCGGTGTCCTGACCGGCGCTCAGCTGTTTTCCCTCAACAAAGACGAGCTGAAGACGGTTTGTCCCGACGACGGCGCTCGGGTCTTCAGTCAGGTGACGGTGCAGAAGGCGGCGCTGGAG AAAGCCGCGGGCTCTGAGCTCCAGGAGATCATGAGGAGGCGTCAGGAGAAACTCACGGCGAGCACCTGTGACTCGGGGGTGGAGTCTTTTGATGAAGGCAGCACCCATTga
- the eps8a gene encoding epidermal growth factor receptor kinase substrate 8a isoform X5, which yields MNGHEAPPLASGVYGSYGSHINGNDSEPQKQKVKSRAKALYEQRKHFTKNSINGLTDTSQYHVEHLTTFLLDRKDGMITVDDGIRRLRLLDAKGKVWTQEMLLQVEEKSVSLIDHETKNELENFPIGTVQHCQAVMNACSYDSILALVCKESGQNKPDLHLFQCDDIKANLIHADIESAMIDAKGGKVKKRPEALKMILKSDGVIPPPPPAPAPEPPTASNQVDVKSRAAAWSAWTNEQQDYEKQQQQQQQRRLSEDDGPVEMTAARVDRDVQILNHILDDVEFFVTKLQKAAEAFNELNKRKKVKKGKKKSPGEGVLTLRSKPPSEDEFVDCLQKFKHAFNQLAKLKDHIQNPSSEDLVHFLFTPLRMVIQESGGVDLARGVVVPLLTRDAIDFLHASGTPEERHLWVALGDGWTKSRLEWPKDHFFPPCPLRFRDGWEPPALPGVTPSRERELTQLAESLVNADVQRQEELATRLAQEQVALQSYPSSDGYVFSDSAHKRTQTLDRDTAVAAFKHAVSRRVDRGFESLQPTVFAKSKYDFVARNNTELSVLKDEVVEVLDDRKQWWKVRNGEGALGYVPNNILDVTKAVDVTGRAEPVYSHTIQQLLGELNEKQTNRTDHIGSKHAATPTPPAPTPPPPGPAPIARLPTPPLPPPPATEPAKEATSSSVSRQNSTTSSEQGSVAMRDHNPRPTQFSRRKSNMEEVQDELLHRLTLGRSTQKKFPGPCRGANAASVNITYDSTPADVKSWLDAKGFSAVTIASLGVLTGAQLFSLNKDELKTVCPDDGARVFSQVTVQKAALEVFF from the exons ATGAATGGACACGAAGCTCCGCCCCTCGCCTCCGGCGTCTACGGCTCCTATGGCTCACACATCAA TGGAAACGACTCAGAGCCTcagaaacaaaaagtcaaatctCGTGCCAAAGCTCTGTACG aacAAAGGAAACATTTCACCAAAAACAGCATCAACGGTTTGACGGACACGTCGCAGTATCACGTGGAG CACCTGACCACGTTCTTGTTGGACCGTAAAGACGGGATGATCACGGTGGACGACGGCATCAGACGTCTCCGCCTGCTGGACGCCAAAGGAAAAGTCTGGACTCAGGAGATGCTGCtgcaggtggaggagaagagcGTGAGCCTCATCGACCACGAAACCAAG aaCGAGCTGGAGAACTTCCCGATCGGGACGGTGCAGCACTGTCAGGCCGTGATGAACGCCTGCAGCTACGACTCCATCCTCGCTCTGGTTTGTAAAGAGTCGGGTCAGAACAAACCCGACCTGCACCTGTTCCAGTGCGACGACATCAAG GCTAATCTGATCCACGCCGACATTGAAAGTGCCATGATCGATGCCAAAGGAGGCAAAGTCAAGAAACGACCTGAGGCTCTGAA GATGATCCTGAAGAGCGACGGCGTCATCCCGCCTCCCCCTCCCGCTCCCGCCCCCGAACCCCCGACGGCGTCCAATCAGGTGGACGTGAAGAGCCGAGCGGCCGCCTGGTCGGCCTGGACCAATGAGCAGCAAGACT acgagaagcagcagcagcagcagcagcagcgccgtcTCTCAGAGGACGATGGACCCGTGGAGATGACGGCGGCTAGAGTGGACCGAGACGTG caAATCCTGAACCACATCCTGGACGACGTGGAGTTCTTCGTCACCAAACTTCAGAAAGCTGCCGAGGCTTTTAACGAACTCAACAAGAGGAAGAAGGTGAAGAAAGGCAAGAAGAAAAGTCCAGGAG agggcgtCCTGACGCTGCGCTCCAAACCCCCCAGTGAGGACGAGTTTGTCGACTGCCTGCAGAAGTTCAAACACGCCTTCAACCAGCTG gCCAAACTTAAGGATCACATCCAGAATCCCAGCTCCGAGGATCTGGTTCACTTCCTGTTCACGCCGCTTAGGATG gtGATCCAGGAGTCGGGCGGCGTGGATCTGGCCCGCGGCGTCGTGGTTCCTCTCCTGACCAGGGACGCCATCGACTTCCTGCACGCGTCCGGAACGCCCGAGGAGAGACACCTGTGGGTTGCCCTGGGAGACGGGTGGACGAAAAGCAG GTTGGAGTGGCCTAAGGATCACTTCTTCCCTCCGTGTCCACTGAGGTTCCGCGACGGCTGGGAGCCGCCGGCGTTGCCGGGGGTGACACCGAGTCGCGAACGGGAGCTGACGCAGCTCGCCGAGAGTCTCGTCAATGCCGACGTCCAGAGGCAGGAGGAGCTTGCGACGAGGCTGGCGCAGGAG caggtggcgctgcaGTCGTATCCTTCCTCCGACGGGTACGTCTTCTCCGACTCCGCCCACAAACGCACGCAGACCCTGGATCGCGACACGGCTGTGGCTGCTTTCAAACACGCCGTCAGCCGCCGTGTCGACCG AGGTTTTGAGTCCCTCCAACCAACAGTTTTTGCCAAATCCAAATACGACTTTGTGGCACGAAACAACACCGAACTGTCCGTCCTCAAAGACGAGGTCGTCGAG GTCCTTGACGACAGGAAGCAGTGGTGGAAAGTTCGTAACGGTGAAGGAGCGCTGGGCTACGTGCCAAACAACATCCTCGACGTCACCAAAGCGGTGGACGTGACCGGCCGTGCCGAGCCCGTCTACAGCCACACGATCCAG CAATTACTGGGCGAGTTGAAcgag AAACAAACCAACAGAACTGACCACATAGGCAGTAAACACGCCGCAACGCCAACGCCTCCTGCCCCCACTCCGCCGCCACCAGGCCCCGCCCCCATCGCCAGGCTCCCCACGCCgccactgcctcctcctccgGCCACTGAACCCGCCAAAGAGGCCACGAGCAGCAGTGTCAGCCGCCAGAACAGCACCACGTCCAGTGAGCAAGGCAGCGTCGCCATGAGGGACCACAACCCTAGACCGACACAGTTCAGCC GCAGGAAATCCAACATGGAGGAGGTTCAGGACGAGCTGCTGCACAGACTGACTCTGGGTCGCAGCACGCAGAAGAAGTTTCCAGGTCCGTGTCGCGGCGCCAACGCGGCGTCCGTCAACATCACGTATGATTCGACGCCCGCGGACGTTAAATCGTGGTTGGACGCCAAAGGCTTCAGCGCCGT CACCATCGCCAGCCTCGGTGTCCTGACCGGCGCTCAGCTGTTTTCCCTCAACAAAGACGAGCTGAAGACGGTTTGTCCCGACGACGGCGCTCGGGTCTTCAGTCAGGTGACGGTGCAGAAGGCGGCGCTGGAG GTTTTCTTCTGA